A window from Citrus sinensis cultivar Valencia sweet orange chromosome 3, DVS_A1.0, whole genome shotgun sequence encodes these proteins:
- the LOC102629383 gene encoding uncharacterized protein LOC102629383 codes for MTLLEVITKAVANHELPGSQLEHPIILNPDNIFLNLKPELEGASAASLVNPVSGWQISEVDTYLIDSGKKFHAKLKRKLKDTNNFDKDEFIGILNPYLQKIGEKVGISTRINRSDSGYTQGLIEKVGFLMGRDVASLVLEACISLRIWELVETLIVHGLVDHSSYSNLVTRLATEKRSDLLCLCVKYSPDLGSSELLCILKYFLCPPKDAYGSMGSVRMEWESQALLAIEKASDENLSRKKLCLAKEASILLMVAHDGFSVSELCLHYLLASSNIDEVILSSSISKLNGKELMGLIRYLGKWLKKFERFPQAGPCPEASFGLGLKACDWVPKLEVIVQCLGLVLDENFSSLVLLPEFQEELRSIEGVVSTLASEARYCCSLANVVKRFGS; via the coding sequence ATGACATTGCTGGAAGTGATAACCAAGGCCGTTGCCAATCACGAACTACCAGGTTCCCAATTAGAGCACCCGATCATACTCAACCCAGATAATATTTTCCTCAACTTGAAGCCAGAACTTGAGGGTGCGAGTGCTGCTTCACTTGTAAATCCTGTTTCTGGATGGCAAATCTCTGAAGTTGATACCTATCTCATTGACTCAGGCAAGAAATTCCATGCAAAGCTGAAGCGAAAGCTTAAAGATACTAACAACTTTGATAAGGATGAATTTATTGGGATTTTGAACCCATATCTCCAGAAAATTGGTGAGAAAGTTGGAATTTCCACCAGGATTAATAGATCTGATAGTGGATATACTCAGGGTTTGATTGAAAAGGTTGGCTTTTTAATGGGTCGAGATGTGGCATCTTTGGTATTGGAAGCATGCATCAGTTTGAGGATTTGGGAATTGGTGGAGACTTTGATAGTTCATGGGCTTGTTGATCATTCCTCGTACTCGAATTTGGTTACGAGACTTGCAACAGAAAAGAGGTCAGATTTGCTTTGTCTTTGTGTTAAATATTCTCCAGATCTTGGATCGTCTGAGTTACTCTGCATTTTGAAGTACTTTCTTTGTCCACCTAAAGATGCTTATGGTAGCATGGGTAGTGTGAGGATGGAATGGGAGAGCCAAGCCTTGTTAGCTATTGAGAAGGCGAGCGATGAAAATCTCTCTAGGAAGAAATTGTGTTTGGCAAAGGAGGCTTCAATACTGTTGATGGTTGCACATGATGGATTTTCAGTTTCTGAACTTTGTCTGCATTATTTGTTAGCATCTTCAAACATTGATGAGGTGATACTTTCCTCCTCAATAAGTAAGTTGAATGGTAAGGAGTTGATGGGCTTGATTCGGTACTTGGggaaatggttgaagaaatTTGAGAGGTTTCCCCAGGCTGGTCCATGTCCTGAAGCATCATTCGGGTTGGGTTTGAAGGCTTGTGATTGGGTTCCTAAGCTTGAAGTTATTGTGCAATGTCTTGGTTTGGTGCTTGATGAGAACTTTTCTTCACTGGTGCTGCTCCCAGAGTTTCAGGAGGAGCTGAGATCTATTGAGGGAGTGGTTAGTACTCTAGCATCAGAAGCGCGATATTGTTGTTCGTTAGCGAACGTAGTTAAAAGATTTGGGagttga
- the LOC102629669 gene encoding tRNase Z TRZ1 isoform X1, which produces MATKAKEEEKSGRGMQLQGYKVEGLSIAGHETCIIFPSLDLAFDIGRCPSRALSQNFLFISHAHMDHIGGLPMYVATRGLYRMKPPTIIVPSCIKEDVEQLFEIHRRMDHSELNHTLVGLDVGEEFCMRKDLFVKAFKTYHVIQSQGYVVYSVKQKLKQEYLGLPGDEIKKLKSSGTEVEFSYWQITYTVTTPEVAFTGDTMSDFIVDEANIDVLRARILVMESTYVDDSTTVEQARDYGHTHLSEIVEYAEKFENKAILLIHFSARHKVDEIRRAVDAVPAPLAGRVFALTEGF; this is translated from the exons ATGGCCACGAAAGCCAAAGAAGAGGAGAAGAGCGGGAGGGGGATGCAATTACAAGGGTACAAAGTAGAAGGATTGTCGATAGCAGGCCACGAGACTTGCATTATTTTCCCCTCTCTCGATTTAGCATTCGATATTGGACGATGCCCTTCTCGAGCTCTCTCTCAAAATTTCCTCTTTATCTCCCACGCCCACATGGATCACATT GGAGGATTGCCCATGTATGTCGCTACCAGAGGCCTGTACCGCATGAAGCCCCCCACAATTATTGTTCCCTCTTGTATTAAAGAAGATGTGGAACAACTCTTTGAGATTCATAGAAGGATGGATCATTCTGAGCTGAACCATACACTGGTTGGCTTGGATGTGG GGGAAGAGTTTTGCATGAGAAAGGACCTTTTTGTAAAAGCCTTCAAAACTTACCATGTTATACAAAGCCAG GGTTACGTAGTTTACTCCGTGAAGCAGAAACTTAAACAAGAGTACCTTGGCCTTCCTGGGGATGAGATTAAGAAATTGAAGTCGTCAGGCACGGAG GTTGAGTTTTCGTATTGGCAGATTACATATACCGTGACGACACCTGAAGTTGCTTTTACAGGAGACACAATGTCCGATTTTATCGTTGATGAAGCTAATATTGATGTTTTGAGGGCAAGGATTCTAGTTATGGAG AGCACCTATGTTGATGACTCAACAACAGTGGAGCAGGCAAGAGATTATGGACACACTCATCTGTCTGAG ATAGTTGAGTATGCAGAAAAGTTTGAGAACAAAGCAATTCTACTCATTCACTTTTCTGCTCGCCATAAAGTAGAT GAAATACGAAGAGCTGTAGATGCAGTGCCTGCGCCTTTGGCTGGCCGAGTTTTTGCTCTTACAGAAGGTTTCTGA
- the LOC102629669 gene encoding tRNase Z TRZ1 isoform X2, which produces MATKAKEEEKSGRGMQLQGYKVEGLSIAGHETCIIFPSLDLAFDIGRCPSRALSQNFLFISHAHMDHIGGLPMYVATRGLYRMKPPTIIVPSCIKEDVEQLFEIHRRMDHSELNHTLVGLDVGEEFCMRKDLFVKAFKTYHVIQSQGYVVYSVKQKLKQEYLGLPGDEIKKLKSSGTEITYTVTTPEVAFTGDTMSDFIVDEANIDVLRARILVMESTYVDDSTTVEQARDYGHTHLSEIVEYAEKFENKAILLIHFSARHKVDEIRRAVDAVPAPLAGRVFALTEGF; this is translated from the exons ATGGCCACGAAAGCCAAAGAAGAGGAGAAGAGCGGGAGGGGGATGCAATTACAAGGGTACAAAGTAGAAGGATTGTCGATAGCAGGCCACGAGACTTGCATTATTTTCCCCTCTCTCGATTTAGCATTCGATATTGGACGATGCCCTTCTCGAGCTCTCTCTCAAAATTTCCTCTTTATCTCCCACGCCCACATGGATCACATT GGAGGATTGCCCATGTATGTCGCTACCAGAGGCCTGTACCGCATGAAGCCCCCCACAATTATTGTTCCCTCTTGTATTAAAGAAGATGTGGAACAACTCTTTGAGATTCATAGAAGGATGGATCATTCTGAGCTGAACCATACACTGGTTGGCTTGGATGTGG GGGAAGAGTTTTGCATGAGAAAGGACCTTTTTGTAAAAGCCTTCAAAACTTACCATGTTATACAAAGCCAG GGTTACGTAGTTTACTCCGTGAAGCAGAAACTTAAACAAGAGTACCTTGGCCTTCCTGGGGATGAGATTAAGAAATTGAAGTCGTCAGGCACGGAG ATTACATATACCGTGACGACACCTGAAGTTGCTTTTACAGGAGACACAATGTCCGATTTTATCGTTGATGAAGCTAATATTGATGTTTTGAGGGCAAGGATTCTAGTTATGGAG AGCACCTATGTTGATGACTCAACAACAGTGGAGCAGGCAAGAGATTATGGACACACTCATCTGTCTGAG ATAGTTGAGTATGCAGAAAAGTTTGAGAACAAAGCAATTCTACTCATTCACTTTTCTGCTCGCCATAAAGTAGAT GAAATACGAAGAGCTGTAGATGCAGTGCCTGCGCCTTTGGCTGGCCGAGTTTTTGCTCTTACAGAAGGTTTCTGA
- the LOC102629941 gene encoding uncharacterized protein LOC102629941 — protein sequence MDYPHHQWHFRPPPQVNSICPICSNFHFPFCPPPQPPPSYAHQNPRFPTRPGFDPIPWHNNNINPNFDRRHPLPPAYDYYGGANGFVTECDRNYNKRMRVDENNYQITSDNERRLKLIRDHGGNGAGNAPFHNTNGFNSFENRVDYNSDWQNYGPNNQPPPSIPPLPPPQQGYDNFNVQGGYLPPLPTSPPPPMPVEPPLPSPAPPNTSLFPVHATVPSSYPPITRVSSELISEESRTLPMQYPGESHLFPLRQLSPDKPKVVNALHLLKQPHRATRPDHFAIILRGLPGSGKSYIAKMLRDLEVENGGDAPRIHSMDDYFMTEVEKVEDSDVSKSSGSLRSKKPVTKMVMEYCYEPEMEEAYRSSMLKAFTRTLDEGNFTIVIVDDRNLRVADFAQFWATAKRSGYEVYILEATYKDPAGCAARNVHGFTLDDIERMAGQWEEAPTLYLQLDIKTLFHGDDLKESGIKEVEMDMDEDSDGLLAQQEKETNSIAVSITGEDPPADFPRNEKRWDAEGDRPAEVVKDLGSSKWSNDLNEDDDETSGVVKGNSNALSGLFQLYVKEGKSVHWGDQVGDTGFSIGAAKKSKMLSLVIGPGAGYNLKSNPLPKEESLSTQSTGKLKKQSAFQERLRAEHESFKAVFDRRRQRIGGLDLEEEP from the exons ATGGATTATCCTCATCATCAATGGCATTTCAGACCACCACCACAAGTAAACAGCATCTGCCCAATCTGCTCAAATTTTCACTTCCCATTTTGCCCTCCCCCTCAGCCTCCGCCTTCTTACGCTCACCAAAACCCTAGGTTCCCGACCCGGCCCGGATTCGACCCGATTCCTtggcataataataatataaaccCGAATTTTGATAGACGACATCCGTTACCGCCAGCGTACGATTACTACGGTGGTGCTAACGGTTTTGTGACTGAATGCGATAGGAATTACAATAAGCGAATGAGAGTCGATGAAAATAATTACCAGATTACTTCGGATAATGAGCGGAGATTGAAGTTGATTCGCGATCACGGCGGCAACGGGGCTGGAAACGCACCGTTTCATAATACGAATGGATTTAATTCGTTTGAAAATCGCGTAGATTATAATTCTGATTGGCAGAATTATGGTCCTAACAATCAGCCACCGCCGTCCATTCCGCCGTTACCACCGCCACAACAAGGATATGATAATTTCAATGTACAAGGAGGTTACTTGCCTCCTCTTCCTACGTCTCCACCTCCGCCTATGCCGGTGGAGCCGCCACTGCCGTCTCCTGCACCACCAAATACGTCTTTGTTTCCTGTTCATGCGACTGTACCTTCATCTTATCCACCAATTACACGTGTTTCTTCTGAGTTGATTTCGGAG GAATCGCGGACGTTGCCTATGCAGTATCCGGGAGAGAGCCACTTGTTCCCCCTGAGGCAATTATCCCCAGATAAGCCGAAGGTTGTGAATGCTTTGCACTTGTTGAAGCAGCCTCATCGAGCTACTCGTCCTGATCATTTTGCGATCATCCTCCGTGGTCTTCCAG GTAGTGGAAAGAGCTACATAGCAAAAATGTTACGCGACCTTGAGGTTGAAAATGGTGGTGATGCTCCCAGAATTCACtctatggatgattatttcaTGACAGAGGTTGAAAAG GTTGAGGACAGTGATGTTTCAAAGTCTTCGGGTTCACTTAGAAGCAAGAAACCGGTTACGAAGATGGTGATGGAGTACTGTTATGAACCTGAAATGGAGGAG GCTTACCGGTCAAGCATGTTGAAAGCATTTACGAGGACCCTTGATGAGGGTAATTTCACTATTGTAATCG TGGATGACCGCAATCTGCGGGTAGCTGATTTTGCTCAGTTTTGGGCAACTGCAAAG AGATCGGGCTATGAAGTGTATATACTAGAAGCTACATACAAGGATCCAGCG GGCTGTGCAGCTAGGAATGTTCATGGTTTCACCCTTGATGATATTGAGAGGATGGCTGGACAATGGGAGGAAGCTCCAACTTTGTACTTGCAATTGGATATTAAG ACTTTGTTTCATGGAGATGACCTGAAGGAAAGTGGGATCAAAGAg GTAGAAATGGATATGGATGAGGATTCTGATGGTCTATTAGCAcagcaagaaaaagaaaccaacAGCATTGCAGTTTCTATAACAGGAGAAGATCCACCAGCAG ATTTCCCTAGGAATGAGAAGAGATGGGATGCTGAAGGGGACCGTCCAGCGGAAGTAGTGAAAGACTTGGGCAGTAGTAAGTGGTCAAATGATTTAAATGAAGACGATGATGAAACCTCCGGTGTTGTGAAGGGTAACTCAAATGCTCTTTCTGGGTTGTTCCAATTGTATGTTAAGGAAGGGAAATCCGTGCATTGGGGTGATCAG GTTGGTGATACTGGGTTCTCAATAGGTGCTGCAAAGAAGTCAAAAATGTTATCTTTAGTAATTGGACCGGGTGCGGGATACAACTTG AAGTCTAACCCATTACCTAAAGAAGAGAGCCTGTCAACCCAAAGCACTGGTAAGTTGAAGAAGCAGAGTGCATTTCAAGAGCGTCTTCGTGCAGAGCATGAATCTTTCAAAGCTGTCTTTGATAGGAGGCGACAGCGAATTGGTGGACTTGATTTGGAGGAGGAGCCATAG